The stretch of DNA CGGCCCGACGACGTCTGGTCCCAAGTGCGGCTGTGCCGGCGTGGCTCAGAACAGGGGCCGCGCGCCCTGGCTCTCGAACTCGGCCCAGGCGTCGCTCAGCTCCATGAAGACCAGCCGGGCATGCTGCTCGTAGGGCTGCCCCACGGCCTGCGGGCGAGGGCGAGGGCGAAGGTGAGGCGGCCTCACGTCACGCCTGctcccggccccccgccccccggggcccgCCCGGCGCTCACCTTGTCGGGGTGCACCACCAGCACGGCCCGCCGGTACTGCTTCTTCACCTGCTCCGGCGTCACCAGGTCGGCCATGCCCACGGGCGTCCAGCGGCTCTCGCCGCCCCACAGCACGGTGTGCAGCGTGGACAGCAGGGCACGGATGTTCCTCTCTTTGCCCTCGGTCCAGTCCAGGAGCTGCGGGGAGCGGGCGCTGCAGGGCCGGCGTCCtggccgcagccccgcccccgcacgCTGCGCTGGCCCCACCCGGGCACGGTCCACACCGCGCCCCGGGCCTGCCAGGCACCACCCAGACCGATGCACGCAGGACCTGGTGGCCCTCGTCAGCAGGAACCCTCAAAGGACCCGCCTGCGTGGCCTCGCCCTGCCTGTGCCCGGGCGGCAGGCCCCGCCACTGGGGCCCCGGGGGCCACGGGGGCCTCTGCGCCCTGCAGACAACCTTGCCCTGAGGCGTGCGGGGATGCTGGGCTCGGGGCCAGCCCTGGACGGCAGAGGCCAGCGAGCTGGGTCAGGCAGATGTCCTGCCACCCCCGGGCCTCAAAGGTGACCTCTGACCCGGGTCGTGTGTGGTCAGGTCTCCAGGGACTGAGACGCTTAAAAACAAGAGAAGGCGGCAAAACCCTCCCGTCCGCAgcctgccgggggcggggctccgcaGGGACGCCGTGCGGACGGCGGCGGGTGGTCCGCACCCAGCGCAGAACCGGGGGAGACAAGCGCGGCTCCGGGAGCCCTCACACGGGCCCTTCCGAGCGCGAGGCTGTGGGCGGGGTGGCCGGCGCTCAGAGGGGGGGCGAGCTGTGGCCAcggcactgggggggggggggcctgcagtGAGCCCGGGACCCTggggcgccccgccccgccccgaggCCACACCTTCAGCCTGAGGGGGTCTGTGTCCCTCGCCTGGTCCTGCCGCCTCATCTCAGCCATGGTCCTCGGCCCCTTCTTGTCGGCCTTGGAGGAGAAGCCTTGATTGGACAGCAGGTCTTCAAAATCGTTCTCGGACACGCGCGGCTTTTGACCTGGGGAAGGACAAGATCTGCTGAGGCGCCCGGGCCCCATGCTGACCTCCCctccggggctgggggcagctgaGTGCAGGGGAACTCCTGGCGGGGCCCCGGGCACCATGGGCCCAGCGCAGGGCCGCCTGTCGCCTGTGGGACTGGCGGGGCCTGTGCCCCCCAAGGACACCCCCACACCAGGCACAGGTCGGGTCTTCAGCCGCCCGGGCCACGTGGGCCTGGCTGCCTGGACCGCGCCGGCACCCGCAGACACCTGTCTGAACCCCGTCCGTCCCCCCAGACGCAGCCCCTGCAGGGGCAGCTCTGGGCCTCACGGAGCCCCTTTCCCAGGAGGAAACCAcacacggggggcgggggggcagctcACCAAAGCCGGGGGCACGGATGCCCCGCTCCTCTCGGCCGCCGATCACGCTGAAGTTCGCAGCGTAGTTAGTCCTTGGCTGCGCACAGGTTTTGGGGGACGGCTTGGTCTGGGGGGCCCACGgggcaccctgggctgggggccggcTTGCCTGCCAGGAGCTGCCGCCTTTGGGAGGGGGGGCTGCTTTGGGACCGAAGCCCCCAGGAGCGAACCCGCCGGGAGAGCCTGGGGAGACAGACGGGGTCTCAGGGGTGCACAGGCCGGGCGGCGCCCATGCACAGTGGCAGGCGTGGCCCGGTGCCGGGAGGGGCGGCGTCCACATGGCCCCCTGgctgggcagagtggggactgaggggctggggacagtggGGGTGGTCACAGGTGACCCTGGGCACTGCCTCCCACACGCTCTCAGAAACACCCGTGACTTTAACACCGACTCACAGGGACCTGCAGAGCCGGAGCCCTGGCTCCGCCCACACGCAGCAGGCAGGCGCCGACCGCCCGACAGACACGCGTGCTGCCGAGAACACGTCCCCACGGGCCTGTCTGTGCGCAGAGGTCCGCACCGGACCCCGGTGGGAACGGGGTGAGCGCCACAGGCCTGGGGAGGCCGGACCACGCCCCCGCGTGGGGCCGTCAGGTGGCGCCGACCTGCTCCTTCCCACTGGGCGACTGGCCGGCGCCGCTGTAGTCCTGCACTGCCAGTCGGCAGCCACAGCCGGcgtctgtccgtccgtctgtAACTCGGGAGTCTGACTCCTGGCGGTGGGACTCACCACGTGCACCCGGTTTCCGGATGGAGATCCCAGGGGATCCGCCAGGGAGACGAGCAGGCCCCGCAGGGCGGGCAgcgctgccccctcctccctcgaGTGCGGCTCCCACTGCCTTTCCCGCCCGTGGGGGCCGGGCCATGGcaggcgtgggggagggggtccgGCCCCCACCTGCCCTCAGGTGAGGTTTTGCGGACACCCGTTGCCAAGCCGGCGAGGTGCCCCCTCGGTCCTGGTCCTGTGTGTCTGCCATCGGCAGGCGCCGAACTCTCTCATGCCTCGTCCGTGCCGGTGCCGGGACCGGCTGGCGCGGGGGGTTCCGCCCACTGCTTTCGGGGCGCTGCGCCAGCCCACGTTCTCGAGACGCCCCGCTGTCCAGGGGTCTCGGCCCCCCGTGGATGGAAGGGCCCTGCTGGCCAGTGTCCACAGGACCCCACCTGAGATTTTGTTCTGACCGCCTGGTGGGTGTGGCACAGGAGCACTCCCAGCTCCGCGGAGTCACCCTCGTGCGAACGGCCCTGCCTCCCCCCGCTGCCGGGAGGAGGTTACGCCTACCTGGAGTGAACCGTTCAAAGGTTTGACGAAAGTCCCGAAGAAACCACCTGGGACTGGAGTCTCCCGTTCGGGAGTTCTGGGGGCAGGTTCACTTCAGTCACAGAGGGCTCGCGCGGCCCTCGCCTGAGTGGGGGTggcggctggggagggagagccagCCGGCGCAGCTGCCCGCGCCCCGGCGCCGCCACATCCCCAGCCCGCGCGGCTTCGTCCCCCGGTGACGCCTGCGCCGACCTCGAGACCTCTGTCACCTTCGCTTTTCCAGTTTTCCTTAGCAAGTCTTCGTCAACTGTATCggccttttcaaagaaccagctttttgTTTAATCGACTTTGAGTTTCTTTCGCTTTCCTTTCAGGGATCTTGAGACGTCGCATCTCTTCCAAAGCGCTGCCTGAGGcacaccccctcctcctgccacGGCGGGCCCCGCCCGCGTGCTCCCGGGTCTGGGGCTCCCGCCTGCACGCGGCTCGGTGGGCTCGGTGGGCCACCTCCCGACGTCCCGACAGGGCCCGCGCGCCGCTCACAAGGCCAGTCCCCAAGCGTTCGGAGATTCGCCCGTGGCCTCCCGCTACTGCCGCCTGGCTCGGTGCCGTGTGGCACGTGTCCCACCCCGGACACGGCCTCTCCCGGTGGCGGAGGCTCCCCAGGGGCTCGGGGACACGTGTCCCTCGCAGCTGGTGAGCCGGGTGGGGCCTCTAGCCCTCCTCCGGCCCGGTCTCCGTCCAGGCAGCTGCCGCACCATCGGCGGCGAGGGACGCAGAGGCCCCGGGGACGGAGCCTGAGTCTGTCTGCTGCTCCTTCCGGCTCCGCCAGCTTTGTCCCAACCGTCcctgggagggggcggagggtctggggctgcagggcagagcTCAGGGTGGGCTCCGTGCTGGGACGCGACTCAGATCCTGACAGGCCTCCCCCCGcgggccccagagcccacaggCCAGGCAGCACCCAGGGGCTCTGGGCGGCCCCACCCCATGCTCCAGGAGCACCCCCGAGAGACTCCGCCACCCCAGCTCCAGGGCACCGCTGGGAACACAGACCAGAGGAGGAGCCCTCTCGGGACGCAGCAGGAGGCAGAAGCGGGGGCCTGGGGCGCAGGCCCAGTGGGCGGACACCGCCCGCTGGACGAGCCTTGCGGGcggaggcagagaggcaggaggcagtggccggtgggggcagcggggagcCCTCTGGTGCCGAAGGGGTGTTCGCCCAGCTGCAGGGGCAGCCCCCACGCTCCCCCAGGAGGCGCGTGGCCCGAGGGCCGGGGACGCACCACCCCGAACGCCAGGCGTTCTGTGGACACGCTACCTGCACCCCGAGGTTCCACGCGCCACCCAGCCGCCCAAGGACGGGAGCCGCTCCCGGGCACGGCCCCCAGACAACCCGCGTCCCCGGGCGCTGGGTCAGCCCCAGGAGATCCACGGCCAACAGAGGCAGGTGGGAGGCTGCGCTCCCGAGGCGGCAggccctcccaccactcccctgaAGGCGGGCCCCATGGCACCGAGGCGCAGGATGTTGGAGGGTCTCGTCCAGGGCAGCCGAGGACGGAGGGGGAGCCCGTCCTCAAGCAGGCCCGGCCCAGTGTGCCCCCCCACTCCGCCCACACGCTACCTTGGAGGCTGGAACTGAGGTCGCCCAGGTCTGCGAACGGGTCCAGGCTCTGAGCCTTGGTCTGGCCGGCTGGGGGGCCCGGTGGGGCCGGCTGGGCTCCAGGACAGAaggggcctggggacagacagAGGACGTTGGATGAAGGTGAGTGAAGGGAGGCCCCCGCTCTCCAGCCCGACGCCGCAGGCGGCCTCGCTCTGCTCTGCGATGCCTGgggcaccgcccccaccccccaccccagtgccgcccccaccccagtgcaCACTGTTGTCCCAGCCCCTCCTGGAAGCGAGGACGCGCCTCCTCGTGCCGAGCCGTCCCTCTGACGGGGCCGGTCTGGGGCCCTCCCCGAGTCCAACACGGAGACGCCGGAGGAGCGCTAGGGTCACCAAGACAGCCCTGTTTCCCGCGTAAACGTGATGACGGGAGATCGCGGGCGAGCCCCCGAGAGACGCCGGGCCGGGCGGGGACAGGAGGACGGGGCCCACACTGTCAGCAGGTGACATTTCCGACAGCCCGGAGCCCCCAGGACACTCATCGACGGGCTGGGTCTTGAGTGTGCCCCCCCCCAATCCGAGGAGACGAGGGCGGGGTGGCGTGGAGGACACTGGGCTGCACCCACACACCTGCACCCCCTGGGGGCGGGCCCCGCACCCGCCGGTACTCCtgggactgggggcggggggggggggggcaatgcgTTGGTTGCAGGCGGGGCCGCGCAGTGCGAGGGGCACCCTGCAGGGTCCCACCTTCCGTggcggccggggcgggggccggcGCGTCGGCCCAGGCGGCCCACCCTCCCAGCAGGTCGGGGTGGCTGGCGGAGGCGGTCACCCTGCTGGGCTCCGAGGGCACGTCCCCTGCAAGAGAGCCACACACGGGTGAGCTCCCTGCGGGGGAGGACTCCACCCGTCCCCCTACCCCCGGGGGGGCCTGGGAGGCCGGGGCGCAGCCAGTGCTGACCAGGCTCCCCTTCTGCACAGACCCCCGAGCTGCCCGAGCACAGGAGAGCCCGTCCCCTGTGAGGCCCCGGCAGGGCTGCCCTCGCCCCTCCCCGCAGGCGGCCCCCACACGTGCTCACGGCTGCACACAGCGCCCCTGACACGGCCTCCCGCCCACCCCCAAACAGAGCCCGAGGCGGGGGCACAGGCCCTGTGGCACCCTGCAGGGCGGGCCGTCTGCTCTGCCCGGGGCCCCCacagcgccccgccccccacgccccggGCCCACTCACCCAGCTGCAGGAAGCCGGTGCCgcaggccgggggcggggcgctgtGCGTGGAGGGGAAAGGCGGGGACGGGGCGGCCAGAGCGTCCGCGTTGAGGAATTCGCCCAAGAGGTCGGgcttggggcagggctgggcgtcGGGCTCAGCGGGCAGCAGGAGAGGGTCAAACGGGTCGGCTGCGGAGACACCCGAGGAGCAGGGGGCGGTGAGGCCACGCGGGCCCTGGCCTCGGAGCCCCGGGCGGCCCTGGCGGTCAGACGGCCCGGCCGAGGACTTTCTGGGTGATGGCGgcccatggtgggggggggggggggggggcaggcgtgGGGTGGGAGCTCGGGACAGGCAGTGGACCCAGACCGCAGTGTGGCCGCCGCATGCTGGCCGGTCCTGTGCCGCTGACCATGACCGCCCGCCCAGCCCGCGGGGCCGGAGGCCGTGCCAGCGAAACCTACCCCTGGGGCCACACGTACCGGCCGTGGCGGGCTCGCtcgtgggtggggtggggctcgGGAAGAGCAGGGGGGTCTCCCCGCCGAGGAGGTCGCCTGGGTGACTCTCGGGGGCGGCCTCAGGGGTCCCCAGGAGGCAGCTGAGCAGGTCGGCGTTGCTGGGGGGGGCCCCggcagccggggcggggggcgccggCTCGGAGTGCAGCCCCAGCAGGTCGACGCTGTCCTCCGGCTGCGCGGACTCCTCGGGCGCAGCCGGTGCGTCCGCCTCGAGGGCCTGGTCCCGCCCCCCCGGCCTGGCCTCCTCGGCCGCGTCCCTGCTCTCGGCGGAGAGTGTCGCCGTGTCCTCGTCCGACGGCTCGCTCTCCCCGCCGTCCTCGGCCGGGGCGTGCGGCATCTCCTGGGCGAAGCTGCACTCCGGGCCCGTGTCCACGTGCTTCTCCTCTGGAAAGACAGGGCTGGCTGACGGGCGGGGGtcgcccggggcggggggccgggcgACATGCAGGCCCCTGCGCACGCCTGGCCGGGGCGAGGGCCCAGGGCGCGCCCGCAGGCCTACCCTGCCAGTCCAGCGTGCGCAGGAAGTGGCCGCTGTCCGTGCCACTGCTCTGCGGCGACTCGGACTCCGGGGGCTCCGTGTCCGAAGACCCCGTCTCGGCGTCATACTGGGCGGTGGAGCCCGGCTGCCGGGGGAGCTCCGGCTTCCCTGCCGGGAGAGGAGGGCgtcaggcccccaccccaggacgcGGCCGTGGCTGCGGCAGCCGTGGCCCTGGTCGGGACCACCGAGGCCCAGTGTGCGGGCGGGCCCCGGCACGTGTATACACGCAGACCCACACGCTTGCACGCACACGTGCACTTTTTGGGGGTGCTGAACTGTCTTCACGTGAGCCGTGCAAAACCACAAAACCGGGACTGGGAAGGAAATTGCCGTGGCCGCACACGGCGTCGCGGGCCCCGCCGGCCGGCACACTGGTCTCGCACTCTCTCGTGCCTGCTCCGAGGGCCGGCCGGCGGGCTGGTGGCCCCTGTGCCCCAGTGGCCCGAAACGAGGCCTCAACCCCTCGGGCCACGCATGAGACAGATGCGCACCCACAAGTGGGCCCCTGCAGACCCGGCCCGAGGCTCCGACCTGACCTGCAGCCCCCCGGGCCGGAGCCCCGAGACCCCTCACTGCGGGCTCCCACGCACAGCCCGACCCCGGAGGACTTCCAGGCGCCGAGGTGGGACGGGTCCTCACCAAACTTGGAGAGAATGTCCTGCTGCTCCTCGCGGCTGGAGAAGAGGATCTTGGGGTTCAGCCCCCTCATGCCCGAGCTCTCCCAGGGCGGGGCCTCGCGGCTGGGCCGGTCCCGGGGCTCCACCTCCACGTCCAGGCTCACCTGGAACAGGTCCGGGTACTTCTCCTGAATGTCGCAGGCGTCCAGGTCGTACCTGCAGTGCGAGGCCAGGCCCCATCAGGAAGGAGCGGGACGTGCTCACGGCCACCCCGACACCCCGAGCGGGGTGGGGTGCGCTCCAGCACAGGCGGAGGCCACAGGGACGGTCgggtgcccgcccccccccccccgcccacacaggCCACTGCGGGCACAGGGGCTGGGCGTCGGGCACGCACCCCCCTCCCAGCAGCACCGGGCCCGTCTCCCCCTCCGGCACTGGGTTCAGGCCGGGCTGGCCAAAACGTGAAAGGGGTTTGTGTGAAAACGAATCACCATCCCCCCAAGTGCGACCGTGAACAGACGCCTGAGACCCGCCACTGCCTGCGGGACGGCAGCTCTCGATGCCCCTGCCGGGGGGCAAGATGCCAAGGACTCTGGCCGCCAACCAACCACCACAGGTGGGAGGCAGGTGCGTCCTGAGGGGCCTAGCCGGCGGCGGCTTCAGCTGCCACTTCACGGCCTGCCCCGACCCCGGGGTCTGCGCTACGCTGGGAGCGCGGGGCAGCCACCTGCTCCTGAGACGAGGCCGGACCTCGCCCTCACAGGTCGTGTGGGCGAGCCTGCACCTTGCCCGGGCTCACCGGGTCAGGCTCTCCGTGCCACTCGGCCCCTGTGGGAGGGACCCTCCCACGTGGTACAGTGGCCCGGTGGTAGAAAGGTGGCGGCAGGTTCCCGAGgccccaggggctgagggaggggccctgccGCCTGAAACGGACCCACCCTGGGTGCAGGAGGGCCGGTGGGGGTGGTGAGGCCGCAGCAGGCACTCCACCAGACTCAGTGAGCCGGCCCCCACCCAGCGGGCCAGGCCCAGGggtctcccgccctccctcctgcagacACGGATTGGGGGGCAGGCCCCGAGTCTCACACCCCTCTCAGGTGGCGGCCCCTCTGTCCACTCACTCCGGCCCGGCGGCCACCACAGCCTCCTCCCTCCGCAGGTCAGGGGCCCCCGCGGGAAGGCCCTGCGGCTGGGCAGCTCAAGTGGAAGCCAACAGGCGTTGGCCCAGAGACGGCGACGCTGGCAAAGGGGGCGCCCAGCGGCCAGCAAGGGCCAGGGAGCAGGGCGCACGGTGGGCCCGCGGGGAGGGGCGCAGGGCCTCTGGGGGCTCGGCCGGGTCCCACGCTGCCAGCCCCATCCCAccgcgccccctccccgggggccccAAGAGACTGCCCAGGCCCCCGCCCGGCGGGCCAGTGAGGGCACAATGGGGTCTGTGAGTGAGGACGCACCGGGTGGCAGagggcctggcccccaggcccgCTGGCCTCCTGACCCACTCAGCCACTGGACCTGACTGCTGACCCGAGTCCCGGCTGCCACCCTTCCCCGCCCGCACCCGGAGCACGTCCCCGTCACAGGGTGCCTCCCCTAGGACAGACTCTGACAGGCCCGTCTGGCCGTGTGTTCCGGCACCCGCATCCACATCCCCTCAGAACTGCCCGCGGGGGGGACCACACACGTCCCCTCGACGTAAGACCCATTGTGTACACCCCCCCCAGCACGCCCACGCCCCTTCCTCCGGCACGCACTTCCTCCCCAGCTCGGGGGCTCCGACCAGACTCGCCTTGGGCCCTGCCACCTGCCCACCCTGAGCCCAGCAGCCCTGCTTCGGCCCGTCCTGCAGCAGCATCATTGCCGTGAGGTCGCGGCTTCCACTGGGAGCATCCGGCCTCGCCCTCCCGACCTCCGACACGCCCACCCTCGCCGGGCCTTCGGACCGGAAGGCTCTCCCGGGCGAGTCAAGGGGCCGCACATCCCGCACCACGTCCTGCACCACGACCCGCACCGTGCCGGCACAGACctgcctcggccccgcccctTTCTGGTGGCACCAGcgcccgccccagcccctcccacagggcCCCAGACGTACTTGGCAAACTTCACAGTGGTTGCGTTCCGGGGCACGAAGCCCGTGTGGAACTGGACCTGGAACATCTTCATGGACGCCATCTGCACAGAGAGCACGCGGCACACGCTGGGGCCTGGAGCGCGGCACCAGGCCTCCCGCCGGACGCGCTCTGGTAGCCGAGCCCCGAGAGCCCGGCCCACAGCTCCAGCTGCTGGAGACCAGGGACGGCGGGACGGCGCCGGCTCCGGCCAGCGGCTCCTCGGGTCCCAGGGCCcccccagcagagggcagtgccGTGGTGTGGGAGAGACCCCGGGTCTTTAGGGGACCCCACGCCCCATGctcagcccccgccccgggcGCTCACCTTGGCCTGCAGCCGCCCCCCCAGGGTGGACCTCGCATGGTAGATCACGATCAGCACGTCCCCCTGGACGGTGGTGCCCAGCGGGATGACCGCTTTGCCGTCCTCGATCTTGAAATCCCTACGGGGGAGTGAGGAGCGGCCGCGTGAGACCAACGCCAGGCTGCGGGAGGCGCCGCCCACGCGTCCTCCCGAGGGGCCGCGGTCTCGCTCCCCGCCCGCCTATCCCGCTGCTCAGCTGTACTCGAggatttgggggcgggggagcgccCGCCCCAGGAAATGACCCCCGAGAAGCTCCTCCTTCGCGTGACGTCACGGCCCGCGTCTCCCTCCGCGTCCCCAGAGGAGCCCGAGTGACACGCCGGGCGGCCCCGGCTCCACGCACCTCATCTTGTCGTACTCCTGGGACGTGGTGGCCACGCGCTCGTCCCCCACGTAGACCTCGCAGAAGGGCCGGCAGCCGCTCCGCTGCTTGTTGAACAGGGGCACGGGCGTCATGGCGACGGCCCGCACCAGCACCGGCTTGCTGTGCGGCGTGATGGGCTCCTCGGCCACCATGTCACACATGTACTCGATGTACCTGCGGGGGCCCGGCAAGGGCACGCACGTCACACGACACTCGGGGCGTGGCCACACGCATGCTGGGCAGCGTGTGTGCCACGTGGCAGGCGCTCCAGCCGGCGCGCGAGATCTTTTTTCCATTGAACGCACGTGTTCGACGCCGCCGCCTGCCCGTGAAGCGCggtcccagccccgcctcccaaCCGTGCGTCTCCACGTTCACCCAGGcctccccgccttccctccccaGTCACAGTCGTCCACCGCCCAGCGCGGCCCGGATGCTCCGCGGAGACCGCCCCCGCCCACTAACCGCCCCCCCACCAGCTGACCGCTGCCCCCCCCACAGCTGACCGCTGCCTCCCCGGCTCTGCAGACCGCGGCGGCCCGGAGCTGGGCTTGCTCCCACCCGCCACACCCCTGCTTTTCCATGGCGGCCGCGGccaggccacccccccccccccaccccggccgtgTTTTCTGCCCGCTCACCCGCGCCTGGCCCCCCCTTCGCGCTGACCCGGGGATCCACTGGGCGTTGGCTGCGctctcactgcccccccccaacaTGTGACGGGCAGGCCCACCACCTGCCGCTGCCCTGCGGTTCCCGATGAGGACATCCCTCCCGCCACCAGCGCGGCCCTGGCCCTGAACAGGCCACACAGCCGGGCTTCCCGCGGGCCGGGGCGGTGTTCTCTGAGCGTCTGGGGTGGGGCGCCGGCATCAGCTCGGGGGGCCTGGCGCCCGCCCCCTGCAGACCTCCCTGAGTTCTCCTGCGGCACACCGCCCAGGgaggcagcctctgccccctggcCGGTCCCCCAACCCTGTCTCTGCCCAGGACCCGGCCTCCCCCACCGGGGTCTTCCACCCGCCCCTCGGCTACGGCGCCCCTCCTGCCGGGGGCTCTGGGGCTCCCGCCACCGGTCCTTGGTGAGCCGCACCCTCGGCCCGAGCGACCTGCTCCGCGAGCCCAGCGGCTGCTCCAGGGGCGAGGGCTCCCCCACCTCTGCAGCCTCGccgccccctgctggccctgctCTCTGGCGCCCGGACCCCGTCCTGAGCGTGAAACTGGTCTCGCTGTTTTTTCAGTGGTGACGGTGGGAACAGCGCTCCAAGCCCCCCAcgcccccagggcagcagcctggAGTCTGGgcgtggccccccccccccccccccccctcgccgAGCCCTCTTCTTGGCTCTGCCCCGGCTGTGGGCGGCAGCCCGacacaggacccccccccccccccccccccgccgtgtgTGTGGAATTCAGGAGCAAGAGGGGCTTCTGGGCCAGCACGTGAGAAGGCTCACCGGCCCCTCACGGTGCTGGGAGCCTAGCCCGCCCCCCTGCCCTCCGGCATGGGCAGCACGCAGGTCACGGCCTGTGCCGGCTCCCTGGGCAGCCGACGGACAGGACACTGTGCCCCCAGCTCCgggccccacccccggcccccggggGGCCCCACCCTAGCCACCGTCCATAGGCTGCTCGACCGTCCCGGGCGGAAGGGCGCTGGGAACAGCCCGGCCGGCCTGGACGCTGTCCCCTCATCCCTCATCACCACCCGAACAGAACCCTGTGCGTGCAGACGGCGACCAGAGGTGCCGCCCCCACTGCCCGGGAGAGCCAGCAGCTCCTCACAGGCCTCACGGCCGCGCCTGCCGCCAGCGCTGGTGCCCCGGAGCCGGGCGGAAGCCAGCCTGCAGCCAGGAGGGCTGGGACAGACCGCCTGGCCTGCCTGCTGGGCCAGAGCCCCACCCCACAccgtgccacccccaccccctccccgcctcctgcagcccagggctGCCACAGAGGGACCCGGGCACCTTTTGTGGGACGGCCAGATGCCCGGTGGGCAGCGCTTCATGCTGAACATGTACACGGCGGCCTCGGCGGTGCTGAAGAGCCGGCAGAAGCAGAGGAAGGAGCAGACGGCCACGGCCGAGGCGGCTCTCCCGTCCTAGGGCAGAGGGCGCGGCTCACGCAggggcccacccccgccccccgggcgTGGCGAGCTGCGCTGGTCCCCCCGGGAATGCCCCCGAGCGGGTGGGAGCCCCGCCCCCGAAGGGAAAGGGCTCCTTCACAAAAGGCGCAAGAGGGCGCCGTGTGCAACGGCACTGGCTCACGCCCACCGGCACCACGGAAGCCTCCTTGCCGTCACTCCCGGTGAGGCTGGCACACAGGCCTCAGCCTCGCTGGCGGCCAGGGCCAGGGCGGTCCTCAGCCACGGCGAGGGGGGCAGAGCCGGGAGCCACAAGGCCGCGGCCTCGGCCCCGGGCAGTCGGGACGctgtgggtgctgctgctgctcggggGCACGGGAGAGCACGGTGCGGGGTGCTGGGCGCTACACTCCGGCCGGGGTGGAGCACTGCAGGGCCCCAGGCCTCGGCCACCACCCCCCCAGGGCCACCACACGTCCACATGCCAGgccagcgccccccacccctggtcctTGGGGAGCGGCAGGGGGCCTGGTGCTCAGCGAGGAGCCCCACGTCACCGCCCGGGACACCCCTATTCACCTCTGCATGGCCCCGGGGCCAAGCCGGgcggggacccccccccccacgccgaGCTCCTGGCCTCCGCCGCGTCCCAGCGCTCACCATGCAGTGCAGCACACAGACGTTGCGCTGGTCCTGCCGCAGCCACCAGTGCATGTCGCGGCACACGCTGTACAGACTGCGCAGGCTCGGGGCCCGGCGAGCGGCCCAGCCGTAGGTGGACACCTGCGGGGACAGGGCCGGCTCAGCCCCCGCACCCGCCTGCAGCCGGGTTTGTGCCAGGCGGCTGCACGCACGGCAGTGAACCCCGGGGGCGGGCCCTCCCCACGCCTGGGCCGGCAGGAAGAAGCATCCGCGTCCCAGAGGGTcagggccc from Phyllostomus discolor isolate MPI-MPIP mPhyDis1 chromosome 1, mPhyDis1.pri.v3, whole genome shotgun sequence encodes:
- the GAK gene encoding cyclin-G-associated kinase isoform X3: MSLLQSALDFLAGPGSLGGAAGRDHTDFVGQTVELGDLRLRVRRVLAEGGFAFVYEAQDLGSGREYALKRLLSSEEDRSRAIIQEVCFMKKLSGHPNIVQFCSAASIGKEESDTGQAEFLLLTELCRGQLVEFLKKSESRGPLSCDAVLKIFYQTCRAVQHMHRQKPPIIHRDLKVENLLLSNQGTIKLCDFGSATTVSHVPDYSWSAQRRALVEEEVTRNTTPMYRTPEIVDLYSNFPIGEKQDIWALGCILYLLCFGQHPFEDGSRLRILNGKYSIPADDTQYLVFHGLIRATLKVNPEERLSITELVNQLQEIAAARDVNPKSPVTELLEQNGGYGHAAPPGGPASSSHGGGLVVAEYEQPYGGLLDLLRGGTGRLLTNIKDTSSKVIQSVANYAKGDLDISYITSRIAVMSFPAEGVESAIKNNIEDVRLFLDSKHPGHYTVYNLSPRTYRPSRFHGRVSTYGWAARRAPSLRSLYSVCRDMHWWLRQDQRNVCVLHCMDGRAASAVAVCSFLCFCRLFSTAEAAVYMFSMKRCPPGIWPSHKRYIEYMCDMVAEEPITPHSKPVLVRAVAMTPVPLFNKQRSGCRPFCEVYVGDERVATTSQEYDKMRDFKIEDGKAVIPLGTTVQGDVLIVIYHARSTLGGRLQAKMASMKMFQVQFHTGFVPRNATTVKFAKYDLDACDIQEKYPDLFQVSLDVEVEPRDRPSREAPPWESSGMRGLNPKILFSSREEQQDILSKFEEKHVDTGPECSFAQEMPHAPAEDGGESEPSDEDTATLSAESRDAAEEARPGGRDQALEADAPAAPEESAQPEDSVDLLGLHSEPAPPAPAAGAPPSNADLLSCLLGTPEAAPESHPGDLLGGETPLLFPSPTPPTSEPATAADPFDPLLLPAEPDAQPCPKPDLLGEFLNADALAAPSPPFPSTHSAPPPACGTGFLQLGDVPSEPSRVTASASHPDLLGGWAAWADAPAPAPAATEGPFCPGAQPAPPGPPAGQTKAQSLDPFADLGDLSSSLQGSSPGGFAPGGFGPKAAPPPKGGSSWQASRPPAQGAPWAPQTKPSPKTCAQPRTNYAANFSVIGGREERGIRAPGFGQKPRVSENDFEDLLSNQGFSSKADKKGPRTMAEMRRQDQARDTDPLRLKLLDWTEGKERNIRALLSTLHTVLWGGESRWTPVGMADLVTPEQVKKQYRRAVLVVHPDKAVGQPYEQHARLVFMELSDAWAEFESQGARPLF
- the GAK gene encoding cyclin-G-associated kinase isoform X1; amino-acid sequence: MSLLQSALDFLAGPGSLGGAAGRDHTDFVGQTVELGDLRLRVRRVLAEGGFAFVYEAQDLGSGREYALKRLLSSEEDRSRAIIQEVCFMKKLSGHPNIVQFCSAASIGKEESDTGQAEFLLLTELCRGQLVEFLKKSESRGPLSCDAVLKIFYQTCRAVQHMHRQKPPIIHRDLKVENLLLSNQGTIKLCDFGSATTVSHVPDYSWSAQRRALVEEEVTRNTTPMYRTPEIVDLYSNFPIGEKQDIWALGCILYLLCFGQHPFEDGSRLRILNGKYSIPADDTQYLVFHGLIRATLKVNPEERLSITELVNQLQEIAAARDVNPKSPVTELLEQNGGYGHAAPPGGPASSSHGGGLVVAEYEQPYGGLLDLLRGGTGRLLTNIKDTSSKVIQSVANYAKGDLDISYITSRIAVMSFPAEGVESAIKNNIEDVRLFLDSKHPGHYTVYNLSPRTYRPSRFHGRVSTYGWAARRAPSLRSLYSVCRDMHWWLRQDQRNVCVLHCMDGRAASAVAVCSFLCFCRLFSTAEAAVYMFSMKRCPPGIWPSHKRYIEYMCDMVAEEPITPHSKPVLVRAVAMTPVPLFNKQRSGCRPFCEVYVGDERVATTSQEYDKMRDFKIEDGKAVIPLGTTVQGDVLIVIYHARSTLGGRLQAKMASMKMFQVQFHTGFVPRNATTVKFAKYDLDACDIQEKYPDLFQVSLDVEVEPRDRPSREAPPWESSGMRGLNPKILFSSREEQQDILSKFGKPELPRQPGSTAQYDAETGSSDTEPPESESPQSSGTDSGHFLRTLDWQEEKHVDTGPECSFAQEMPHAPAEDGGESEPSDEDTATLSAESRDAAEEARPGGRDQALEADAPAAPEESAQPEDSVDLLGLHSEPAPPAPAAGAPPSNADLLSCLLGTPEAAPESHPGDLLGGETPLLFPSPTPPTSEPATAADPFDPLLLPAEPDAQPCPKPDLLGEFLNADALAAPSPPFPSTHSAPPPACGTGFLQLGDVPSEPSRVTASASHPDLLGGWAAWADAPAPAPAATEGPFCPGAQPAPPGPPAGQTKAQSLDPFADLGDLSSSLQGSSPGGFAPGGFGPKAAPPPKGGSSWQASRPPAQGAPWAPQTKPSPKTCAQPRTNYAANFSVIGGREERGIRAPGFGQKPRVSENDFEDLLSNQGFSSKADKKGPRTMAEMRRQDQARDTDPLRLKLLDWTEGKERNIRALLSTLHTVLWGGESRWTPVGMADLVTPEQVKKQYRRAVLVVHPDKAVGQPYEQHARLVFMELSDAWAEFESQGARPLF